A window of Planctomycetia bacterium contains these coding sequences:
- a CDS encoding TetR/AcrR family transcriptional regulator — MTQSEKPLPDARLGAEEMHAKRTLEVLNAAMTVFSTQGFAAADVQEIADQAGVGKGTVYRRFTNKEGLFLATVEHARQWLLKELDQAVDASTCPLEQIRVGIHTFITFFDSHPEVVELLIQERAHFRGRHKATFFDERPKENQKWIALFARLVEEGVMRERPVELIDEAICNFVFGTMFLNYFAGRKKPLAQQSQELFDVLFNGLLTPASATGEDTVNGSA, encoded by the coding sequence ATGACCCAATCTGAAAAACCACTGCCCGACGCTCGCCTCGGCGCTGAAGAAATGCATGCCAAGCGGACGCTCGAGGTGCTCAACGCCGCGATGACGGTCTTCTCGACCCAAGGCTTTGCCGCGGCCGATGTGCAGGAAATCGCCGATCAAGCCGGTGTGGGGAAGGGGACCGTCTACCGCAGGTTCACCAACAAGGAAGGGCTATTCCTAGCGACCGTCGAGCATGCTCGCCAATGGCTCCTCAAAGAACTCGATCAAGCGGTCGATGCGTCGACCTGCCCGCTCGAGCAAATTCGAGTCGGCATCCACACGTTCATTACGTTTTTCGATTCCCACCCGGAAGTCGTGGAGTTGTTGATTCAAGAGCGAGCCCATTTTCGCGGTCGGCACAAAGCGACGTTCTTCGACGAGCGGCCGAAAGAAAATCAGAAATGGATCGCGCTCTTCGCCCGCCTCGTAGAGGAAGGGGTGATGCGCGAACGGCCGGTCGAATTGATCGACGAAGCGATTTGCAACTTCGTCTTCGGGACGATGTTTCTCAACTACTTCGCCGGCAGAAAGAAGCCGCTCGCGCAGCAAAGCCAAGAACTGTTCGACGTCCTGTTCAACGGTCTGCTCACGCCGGCATCCGCCACAGGTGAAGACACCGTGAACGGCTCCGCTTAG